Proteins co-encoded in one Apteryx mantelli isolate bAptMan1 chromosome 4, bAptMan1.hap1, whole genome shotgun sequence genomic window:
- the BDKRB2 gene encoding B2 bradykinin receptor has translation MVSITTENVTQLYNIMTTQELRINLADFHNTSGVYQMNGSECINLDAWNWLHTSQPGFLWFIFILGAIENVFVLSVLCFHKSRCTVAEIYLANMSLADLMLVCVLPFWAINISNKFEWPFGLFLCKTVNAISYMNFYSSIYFLTLVSIDRYLALVKTMSLGRMRRTACAKWNCFIVWMCALLICLPTMMFRNLQYFKEYNITACSLQYPATYWQPANNCLLNIVGFVIPLCVTTYCTIQIIKALRSSELQKLKLIQTERRATMLVLAVLLLFIICWLPFQISTFIDTVSHLAGTFKCLENINEIVTQVATYCAFSNSCLNPVLYAIVGKHFQRKAAEFYKDLFPKRCRKSQSVQMENSLDTLRTSFSSECPRKKSVFPLPR, from the coding sequence ATGGTTTCCATCACAACAGAAAATGTTACTCAACTTTACAACATTATGACCACCCAGGAACTCAGAATCAATCTTGCAGATTTCCATAATACTTCAGGAGTGTATCAAATGAATGGATCTGAATGCATCAATTTGGACGCTTGGAACTGGCTACACACTTCACAGCCTGGATTCCTCTGGTTTATATTTATTCTGGGAGCAATAGAAAATGTCTTTGTCCTCAGCGTCCTGTGTTTTCACAAGAGTCGCTGCACAGTAGCTGAAATTTACTTAGCAAACATGTCACTTGCTGACCTAATGTTAGTCTGTGTTTTGCCTTTCTGGGCCATTAATATTTCTAATAAGTTTGAATGGCCTTTTGGCCTATTCCTGTGTAAAACTGTCAACGCAATTAGTTACATGAACTTTTATTCTAGCATTTATTTTCTGACACTAGTAAGCATCGACCGCTATCTGGCCTTGGTGAAAACCATGTCTCTTGGGCGGATGCGACGAACTGCCTGTGCCAAATGGAATTGTTTCATAGTCTGGATGTGTGCGTTGCTCATATGTTTGCCTACAATGATGTTCCGAAATTTACAGTATTTCAAAGAATACAACATCACGGCCTGTTCTCTCCAGTATCCAGCCACCTACTGGCAGCCTGCAAACAACTGCTTGCTTAATATTGTGGGCTTTGTGATCCCACTCTGTGTAACTACCTATTGCACCATTCAAATCATCAAAGCCTTACGAAGTAGTGAGTTACAAAAACTCAAGTTAATCCAGACAGAGAGGAGAGCCACTATGCTGGTCCTTGCTGTGCTTTTGCTGTTTATTATTTGCTGGCTTCCATTCCAGATCAGCACATTCATCGACACAGTGTCTCACCTAGCAGGCACTTTCAAATGCCTTGAAAACATCAATGAAATAGTGACCCAGGTAGCAACATACTGTGCCTTTAGCAACAGCTGCTTGAACCCAGTTCTGTATGCCATTGTAGGGAAGCACTTCCAGAGGAAGGCTGCGGAATTCTATAAGGACTTGTTCCCAAAGAGGTGCAGAAAATCACAGTCTGTGCAGATGGAAAACTCCCTGGACACTTTAAGAACTTCTTTTTCCAGTGAATGCCCAAGGAAAAAGTCTGTTTTCCCATTACCACGATAG
- the BDKRB1 gene encoding B1 bradykinin receptor, giving the protein MAESHLLNIPSSNQSENESDSVICPELDDWWKIVYSIVPTYIDTICVIGMLGNALVLFIYSLYKGSLKIAEIYLINLAVADLIFLMCLPFWAENIRNEFNWPFGNFLCRSTSAATSLNMYTSIYSLVAVSLDRYLTFVHTLSNRAIRNKTVAKGICLLIWVFGILVSIPTFAFRTVKHFPQWNISACALDFPTPLWITAERLVFNIVGFALPSTAIVFLNFCIIHSLRENSREQRALRTKSCKDHRDTKATMLIFIVVLMFLLCWTPFHLFTFLDILFQMEVVKGCIWEELVNFGQQFTSALAITNSCINPVIYVFVGKYFRQKVLQVFSQFIPCRFSLSWVSLKEKSPYFNLFPVRSSLT; this is encoded by the coding sequence ATGGCTGAAAGTCATCTACTGAACATTCCCTCCTCAAACCAGAGTGAAAATGAGAGCGACTCAGTTATTTGCCCAGAGTTAGATGACTGGTGGAAAATCGTATACTCTATAGTACCCACATATATAGACACCATCTGTGTTATTGGCATGCTTGGAAATGCACttgttctcttcatttattcATTATACAAGGGCTCCCTAAAGATAGCTGAAATCTACCTTATTAACTTAGCTGTTGCTGACCTTATCTTCCTCATGTGCCTCCCTTTCTGGGCAGAGAACATCAGGAATGAATTTAACTGGCCATTTGGCAATTTCCTTTGTCGTAGCACCAGTGCAGCCACCAGCCTAAACATGTACACCAGCATTTACTCGCTCGTGGCAGTGAGCTTGGATCGCTATTTGACTTTTGTTCATACCTTGAGCAACAGAGCGATACGAAACAAAACTGTGGCTAAAGGGATCTGCTTGCTCATCTGGGTCTTTGGAATACTTGTCAGCATCCCAACCTTTGCATTTCGGACTGTGAAACACTTTCCCCAGTGGAATATCTCAGCATGCGCTTTAGACTTCCCCACCCCATTATGGATAACAGCTGAGCGTCTGGTATTCAACATAGTGGGATTTGCACTGCCGTCTACTGCAATCGTCTTCCTTAATTTTTGCATCATTCACTCCCTACGAGAAAACAGCAGAGAACAAAGAGCACTCAGAACAAAGAGTTGCAAGGACCACAGAGACACTAAAGCTACCATGTTGATCTTCATAGTGGTGCTGATGTTTCTTTTGTGTTGGACTCCTTTCCATCTTTTTACATTCCTTGATATATTATTCCAGATGGAAGTGGTCAAAGGCTGCATCTGGGAAGAACTGGTCAACTTTGGCCAGCAATTTACTTCTGCCCTGGCTATCACCAACAGTTGCATTAACCCTGTGATTTATGTCTTTGTTGGGAAATATTTCAGGCAAAAGGTTTTGCAAGTTTTTTCACAGTTTATTCCCTGTAGGTTTTCTTTGAGCTGGGTATCATTAAAAGAAAAGTCACCATATTTCAACTTGTTCCCAGTCAGGAGTAGCTTAACCTAA